A genomic window from Vanessa cardui chromosome Z, ilVanCard2.1, whole genome shotgun sequence includes:
- the LOC124543331 gene encoding OCIA domain-containing protein 1 isoform X2 produces the protein MVDNNKNKKEEECNDEALAKWSCPPIRNVTHPLRYYEFSPEEIKALEECDKESFYQRCIPFSSVFAAITYAGVKNGTFKPNPRFGAIPKVTLAVIVGYFLGKLSYQQACAEKLMAIPNSYIGQLLREKKQGRSGIAPKRAPTMFGATSDDVYSDAGPGSSLDLDTDRPLFNDDSFRPGSDSGSTPHTDSIPSRPVLSYDELRRKNRTEYSDSRQDPYKMEPSTIPSVSRAEPTPPRPSSTNKYGDTME, from the exons AtggttgataataataaaaataaaaaagaggaGGAATGCAACGATGAAGCTCTAGCTAAATGGTCGTGTCCTCCTATAAGGAACGTAACGCATCCCTTG cGCTATTACGAGTTTTCGCCGGAAGAAATCAAAGCACTCGAAGAATGTGACAAAGAGAGTTTCTACCAGCGCTGCATACCATTCAGTTCTGTTTTTGCTGCCATCACTTATGCTGGTGTCAAAAATG GTACCTTTAAACCAAACCCTCGTTTTGGTGCCATTCCGAAAGTGACATTGGCTGTGATAGTTGGCTATTTCCTCGGCAAACTGTCTTACCAGCAAGCCTGTGCCGAGAAGCTTATGGCAATACCTAACAGCTACATTGGACAACTGTTAAGAGAAAAAAAACAAGGACGGTCAGG gaTAGCTCCGAAACGTGCTCCAACTATGTTTGGAGCTACATCTGACGATGTGTACTCCGACGCCGGCCCTGGCAGTTCCTTAGATCTCGATACAGATCGCCCACTCTTTAATGATGACTCGTTTAGACCAGGTTCTGATTCAG GTTCCACCCCTCACACAGACAGCATACCATCAAGGCCTGTCTTGTCCTATGACGAGCTTCGTCGCAAAAACCGCACCGAGTACTCAGATTCCCGTCAAGATCCATACAA AATGGAACCAAGCACAATACCATCAGTTAGCAGAGCTGAACCGACTCCACCTCGACCTTCCTCTACCAACAAATACGGTGATACAATGGAATAA
- the LOC124543331 gene encoding OCIA domain-containing protein 1 isoform X1, whose translation MSDTNLFGYEDGTTTPGVPQAPPGPYKFSQDELRVLQECNTESFFQRSLPLGTAFGLTAFFGVQKGTFKPNPRFGAIPKVTLAVIVGYFLGKLSYQQACAEKLMAIPNSYIGQLLREKKQGRSGIAPKRAPTMFGATSDDVYSDAGPGSSLDLDTDRPLFNDDSFRPGSDSGSTPHTDSIPSRPVLSYDELRRKNRTEYSDSRQDPYKMEPSTIPSVSRAEPTPPRPSSTNKYGDTME comes from the exons atgagtgATACAAATTTATTTGGATATGAGGATGGAACTACGACTCCTGGAGTACCGCAGGCTCCGCCG GGGCCGTACAAGTTCTCGCAGGACGAGCTACGAGTACTCCAGGAATGCAATACTGAAAGCTTCTTTCAACGTTCCTTGCCTTTGGGTACAGCATTCGGTCTAACGGCGTTTTTCGGTGTACAGAAAG GTACCTTTAAACCAAACCCTCGTTTTGGTGCCATTCCGAAAGTGACATTGGCTGTGATAGTTGGCTATTTCCTCGGCAAACTGTCTTACCAGCAAGCCTGTGCCGAGAAGCTTATGGCAATACCTAACAGCTACATTGGACAACTGTTAAGAGAAAAAAAACAAGGACGGTCAGG gaTAGCTCCGAAACGTGCTCCAACTATGTTTGGAGCTACATCTGACGATGTGTACTCCGACGCCGGCCCTGGCAGTTCCTTAGATCTCGATACAGATCGCCCACTCTTTAATGATGACTCGTTTAGACCAGGTTCTGATTCAG GTTCCACCCCTCACACAGACAGCATACCATCAAGGCCTGTCTTGTCCTATGACGAGCTTCGTCGCAAAAACCGCACCGAGTACTCAGATTCCCGTCAAGATCCATACAA AATGGAACCAAGCACAATACCATCAGTTAGCAGAGCTGAACCGACTCCACCTCGACCTTCCTCTACCAACAAATACGGTGATACAATGGAATAA
- the LOC124543298 gene encoding uncharacterized protein LOC124543298 — protein sequence MTKHLVVLLAYVVALEASRYGDYSGVRMPHYNIEYENKEPAPLSDEYSDRSPDAAASFDYKYEEEPQDKIGTTDEDQLWQKMSKKRKRPLKEPRDKIEIDDSDLDTVPKFKPNHRFSKHRTRIKDLHKENDRRIFKYHRNRNDEIEDSDIKNEHKIDKYRSKTDNRIDLTNFNFRQTTRRIVRRKPRDRTINREILERDEPPDFLRSMENEEDPSDNDYDKMKRLQTTMERPRGPFPGLMKNNKNNLQEYDEYYDMKRVNIIKNKLPGIFRQTKASTTITEPPSTRQFQDLSYRRANIPEKVESAVVTEAIPTDSIARRKLVEITSQAIASPESPISMSSTVLSLAEKSRLSILKKAQRKDNLGNVTRTTKPPVLMLVTQQMNTMVMVEHPKKDVLFRARAVFDDSPERIARAKTLMRRKLVSGARRIEDLIDNWDEMVCDYIDVSLLNNGDVHHLSPDLKIILLSVIICSISKDLV from the exons ATGACAAAGCATTTAGTAGTCCTGTTAGCGTATGTGGTTGCGTTGGAAGCCTCCCGCTATGGTGATTACTCGGGGGTTCGGATGCCGCATTACAACATAGAATATGAAAACAAAGAACCGGCACCTTTATCGGATGAATATTCAGACCGCTCGCCTGATGCAGCCGCTTCGTTTGATTATAAGTATGAAGAAGAACCTCAAG ACAAAATCGGGACTACAGACGAAGATCAGCTATGGCAAAAGATGAGTAAAAAGAGGAAAAGGCCATTAAAAGAACCCCGTGATAAAATTGAAATCGATGACAGTGACCTCGATACTGTTCCCAAGTTTAAACCGAACCATCGTTTCTCTAAACATCGGACCCGTATCAAAGATTTACACAAAGAAAATGACAGGCGAATCTTTAAATATCATCGAAATCGCAACGATGAAATTGAGGACTcagatattaaaaatgaacataaaataGATAAGTATCGATCGAAAACTGATAATAGAATAGATTTAACGAATTTCAATTTTAGACAGACGACAAGGAGAATAGTTAGAAGGAAACCACGTGACAGAACAATAAATCGTGAAATTTTGGAAAGAGATGAACCACCAGATTTTCTCAGATCGATGGAAAACGAAGAGGATCCTTCAGATAATGATTATGATAAAATGAAACGTCTACAAACGACGATGGAACGGCCTCGTGGACCTTTTCCTGGTTTgatgaaaaacaacaaaaataacttacaaGAATATGACGAGTATTATGATATGAAAAgagtcaatattataaaaaataagttaccaGGCATCTTTCGCCAGACTAAAG CATCAACAACCATCACGGAGCCACCGAGTACTCGCCAATTCCAAGATTTAAGTTACCGACGTGCTAACATTCCTGAAAAAGTCGAGAGTGCGGTTGTAACCGAAGCAATACCGACCGACTCAATAGCAAGGCGAAAGTTAGTCGAGATAACGTCGCAAGCAATAGCATCACCAGAATCTCCTATCTCGATGAGTTCAACGGTTTTATCTTTAGCGGAGAAGTCAAGGCTGTCCATCCTCAAAAAGGCCCAAAGAAAGGATAACTTAGGAAATGTAACGCGGACAACGAAGCCTCCGGTTCTTATGCTGGTGACGCAACAGATGAATACAATGGTGATGGTTGAACATCCGAAGAAAGATGTACTATTTCGCGCCCGTGCAGTTTTTGACGACTCACCTGAAAGGATCGCTCGTGCAAAGACTTTAATGCGTCGCAAATTGGTTTCTGGAGCAAGGAGAATCGAAGATCTGATTGATAATTGGGACGAAATGGTCTGTGATTATATCGACGTGTCTCTACTGAACAATGGCGATGTACATCACTTGTCTCCCGATCTTAAAATAATCTTGCTAAGTGTAATTATCTGTTCAATTAGTAAAGatcttgtttaa